In Silene latifolia isolate original U9 population chromosome X, ASM4854445v1, whole genome shotgun sequence, the following proteins share a genomic window:
- the LOC141617853 gene encoding uncharacterized protein LOC141617853, whose amino-acid sequence MFADDVLLFCHGDAKSIMLLLQSYSTFSKATGLKISAAKSNAYFRGVPDQLKQDILSVSGFVEGKLPFKYLGMPIQTTRLQRQDCECLVEKICSRIHGYGAKKFSYAGRLVLVKAVLSTLHSYWASLFVLPKGIIAKVEAVCRNFLWDSSAEYHRVPLVAWETVCRPKSEGGLGLKNLEMMNKDLIGKLVNWIVEDKDTIWVKWVKHNHLKGVNWWQYQPGAHKSWVWRRVCRVKQDLVAAYINGTWDIQGVGFTTARCYQWLMGSRPKVSWDGVIWNEWVIPKHQFMGWLYAHGAFKTKDKLIRYGVDIDDRCWLCGQASEDSDHLFFGCDYSLRVVQHLQQKTGLQLPVVSVLDCCVQDIGTKLQRGVKAGMVLGAIYHVWHHRNKCRNEGILLRPQKVAANIVEDMKLIVHGKDRRKISTLEIDWLKDVGLM is encoded by the coding sequence atgtttgcagatgatgtgCTCCTATTCTGCCATGGGGATGCCAAGTCTATTATGCTGCTTCTTCAATCCTATTCTACCTTCTCTAAAGCCACTGGACTAAAGATAAGTGCTGCAAAATCCAATGCTTATTTCAGAGGGGTGCCTGATCAACTTAAACAAGATATCTTGAGTGTGTCTGGTTTTGTAGAGGGTAAGCTTCCTTTTAAATATCTTGGAATGCCTATTCAAACCACTAGATTGCAAAGACAAGACTGTGAGTGCTTAGTTGAGAAAATCTGTAGTAGAATTCATGGTTATGGAGCAAAGAAATTCTCATATGCTGGGAGGCTTGTCTTAGTGAAAGCAGTGTTGTCTACCTTACACTCTTATTGGGCATCTTTGTTTGTCCTACCAAAGGGTATCATAGCAAAAGTGGAGGCTGTTTGCAGAAACTTCTTATGGGATAGTAGTGCTGAATACCATAGGGTGCCACTGGTGGCATGGGAAACAGTGTGCAGGCCTAAGTCTGAGGGTGGTCTAGGGCTCAAAAACCTGGAAATGATGAATAAGGATCTGATAGGCAAGTTGGTTAACTGGATTGTTGAGGATAAGGATACCATATGGGTCAAATGGGTGAAGCACAATCATTTGAAAGGAGTGAACTGGTGGCAGTACCAGCCTGGTGCTCATAAAAGTTGGGTTTGGAGGAGAGTTTGCAGGGTTAAACAAGATCTGGTTGCAGCATATATCAATGGGACATGGGACATACAAGGGGTAGGATTCACCACTGCTAGATGTTACCAATGGCTCATGGGATCTCGTCCTAAGGTGAGTTGGGATGGGGTGATATGGAATGAATGGGTAATCCCAAAACATCAATTCATGGGATGGCTCTATGCACATGGAGCTTTCAAAACCAAAGATAAACTGATCAGGTATGGGGTGGATATTGATGATCGTTGCTGGTTGTGTGGACAGGCATCAGAGGATTCGGATCACTTATTTTTTGGGTGTGACTACAGTCTCAGAGTAGTTCAACACCTGCAACAGAAAACTGGGTTACAGCTACCAGTTGTCAGTGTTCTGGACTGTTGTGTACAGGATATTGGCACCAAGCTACAGAGAGGAGTGAAAGCAGGAATGGTATTGGGAGCTATATATCATGTATGGCACCATCGAAATAAGTGCAGGAATGAGGGGATTCTACTGAGACCACAGAAGGTTGCTGCAAACATTGTCGAGGACATGAAGCTGATAGTCCATGGTAAAGACAGGAGAAAGATTTCCACTCTAGAAATAGATTGGCTTAAGGATGTTGGATTAATGTAA